From Solwaraspora sp. WMMD1047, the proteins below share one genomic window:
- the rimP gene encoding ribosome maturation factor RimP, which produces MTQRGRAAGRSTGGRRPGGPPREDLGARRLRLRTVIEPVLRDAGYDLEELTVSRAGRRHVVRVIIDGDGRVSLDAVADASRAVSAALDKAEESDGDLIAGEYQLEVSSPGVDRPLTLPRHWRRNVGRLVKVTVRDAAGERPVVARVVAADDAGVTFDLAGGTVTWGHPELGPGRVQIEFNRPGDEPDEIDYDEIDDEIDDEEDVEGEER; this is translated from the coding sequence ATGACGCAGCGTGGCCGCGCCGCCGGCAGGTCGACGGGGGGACGCCGCCCCGGCGGCCCGCCCCGGGAGGACCTCGGCGCGCGCCGACTCCGGTTGCGGACGGTGATCGAACCGGTGCTGCGGGACGCCGGTTACGACCTGGAGGAGCTGACGGTCAGCCGGGCCGGCCGGCGGCACGTGGTCCGGGTGATCATCGACGGCGACGGCAGGGTCAGCCTGGACGCGGTGGCCGATGCCTCCCGGGCCGTCTCGGCCGCGCTGGACAAGGCCGAGGAGAGCGACGGCGACCTGATCGCCGGCGAGTACCAGCTCGAAGTGAGCTCACCCGGGGTGGATCGTCCGTTGACGCTGCCCCGGCACTGGCGCCGCAACGTGGGCCGGCTGGTCAAGGTGACCGTCCGGGATGCCGCGGGGGAGCGGCCGGTCGTCGCCCGGGTGGTGGCGGCGGACGACGCGGGCGTGACGTTCGACCTGGCCGGCGGCACGGTGACCTGGGGCCACCCCGAGCTGGGGCCGGGTCGGGTGCAGATCGAGTTCAACCGGCCGGGCGACGAACCCGATGAGATCGACTACGACGAGATCGACGACGAGATCGACGACGAAGAAGATGTGGAGGGCGAGGAGCGGTGA
- the nusA gene encoding transcription termination factor NusA, with translation MNIDLAALRALEREREIPFETILAAIETALLTAYRHTEGAEAHARVEIDRKSGAALVYAQELDADGTVTREWDDTPHDFGRIAAMTAKQVILQRLREATDEAHFGEYVGRDGDLVTGVVQAHEARSEKGIVTVDLGKLEAVLPGSEQVPGELYEHGQRIRCVVVHVAKGFRGPQITLSRSHPNLVKKLFALEVPEIADGTVEIAAIAREAGHRTKIAVRSMVSGVNAKGACIGPMGQRVRAVMSELHGEKIDIIDWSEDPATFVGNALSPAKALRVEVVDAATRTARVTVPDFQLSLAIGREGQNARLAARLTGWRIDIRPDTEPTPADAPAVADQVPEPGGAISGG, from the coding sequence GTGAACATCGACCTCGCGGCGCTGCGCGCACTGGAGCGCGAGCGGGAGATCCCGTTCGAGACGATCCTCGCGGCGATCGAGACGGCACTGCTGACGGCATACCGACACACCGAGGGCGCCGAGGCGCACGCCCGGGTGGAGATCGACCGCAAGTCCGGCGCGGCCCTGGTGTACGCCCAGGAGCTCGACGCCGACGGCACGGTGACCCGGGAGTGGGACGACACTCCGCACGACTTCGGCCGGATCGCGGCGATGACCGCCAAGCAGGTCATCCTGCAGCGCCTGCGGGAGGCGACCGACGAGGCGCACTTCGGTGAGTACGTCGGTCGCGACGGCGACCTGGTGACCGGTGTGGTGCAGGCGCACGAGGCACGCAGCGAGAAGGGCATCGTCACCGTCGACCTGGGCAAGCTGGAGGCGGTGCTGCCCGGCTCCGAACAGGTGCCGGGCGAGCTGTACGAGCACGGCCAGCGGATCCGGTGCGTGGTAGTGCATGTGGCCAAGGGCTTCCGCGGCCCGCAGATCACCCTGTCCCGGTCCCATCCGAACCTGGTCAAGAAGCTGTTCGCCCTGGAGGTTCCGGAGATCGCCGACGGGACCGTGGAGATCGCCGCGATCGCCCGCGAGGCCGGCCACCGGACCAAGATCGCCGTACGGTCGATGGTGTCGGGCGTGAACGCCAAGGGCGCCTGCATCGGGCCGATGGGCCAGCGGGTCCGGGCGGTGATGAGCGAGCTGCACGGCGAGAAGATCGACATCATCGACTGGTCGGAGGATCCGGCGACCTTCGTCGGCAACGCCCTCTCGCCGGCCAAGGCGCTGCGGGTCGAGGTGGTCGACGCCGCGACCCGGACCGCCCGGGTCACCGTCCCGGATTTCCAGCTTTCGCTGGCGATCGGGCGGGAAGGGCAGAATGCCCGACTCGCCGCCCGGTTGACCGGTTGGCGGATCGACATCCGTCCGGATACCGAGCCGACGCCCGCGGATGCGCCCGCAGTCGCAGACCAGGTGCCGGAGCCGGGCGGCGCGATCTCGGGCGGGTAG
- a CDS encoding YlxR family protein, with product MIRRALPQRTCVGCRQRAPAGELLRIVAVGEESDPRLRPDPARRLPGRGANLHPDPACFAQALRRRAFGRALRITGVPDTSELAAHFDASTTASGHPTGRGL from the coding sequence CTGATTCGACGCGCTCTGCCGCAGCGCACCTGTGTGGGCTGCCGGCAGCGCGCGCCAGCCGGCGAGCTACTGCGGATCGTCGCGGTCGGCGAGGAGTCTGATCCCAGGCTCAGACCTGACCCGGCCCGCAGGCTCCCGGGACGGGGAGCGAACCTGCATCCCGATCCCGCCTGCTTCGCGCAGGCACTTCGACGGCGCGCCTTCGGGCGGGCACTGCGGATCACCGGTGTCCCTGACACCAGTGAACTCGCGGCGCACTTCGACGCGTCGACCACAGCGTCCGGTCATCCGACCGGACGAGGCTTGTAA